A section of the Girardinichthys multiradiatus isolate DD_20200921_A chromosome 5, DD_fGirMul_XY1, whole genome shotgun sequence genome encodes:
- the rfx1b gene encoding MHC class II regulatory factor RFX1 — translation MATCGYSEDLQPQQSNAVTIGTPATTTPSSAKTAHFLSEIPPASGSISSANQVAAASKTGQDALCSQAPPAQSQKAVVPTTPTQHYVGPDIQLTAVQKSNGQSTSPQYIIVTVTEGSVHSNDSLSDSSPSSIPTQVVQAVQTPPQRSALQAVTQATKRIQTGHISSLQSVHINQEVEHVYSDQVQYVDGAEDAAFTTSAIRSNNFPFSDSPLYSQTPPTSSSAFYEATPSSESDITGSGTSQPVSVATAGANSGAAAAGAGGFVQGGYMLGGGASTGGGGGQSYTSPNSRAPPATVQWLLENYEGAEGVSLPRCTLYYHYILHCQEQKLEPVNAASFGKLIRSVFMGLRTRRLGTRGNSKYHYYGLRIKSGSPLLRLMDEQQHMAMRQQPFSQKNRIKPLQKTQGIANGTSGAGQQQVALSDISAQVQQYQQFLEASKLLPEFVKIDLQDHVLPDGIHLDHLKAFQTLYREHCEAVLDVMINLQFTLVETLWKSFWRFSQNNDAESLNLHDDSEKRLPRSCLVALCKFEPVLRWTRECDNLLYQTLVEILIPDVLRPIPSALTQAIRNFAKSLENWLTGAMMNIPEEMVRIKVVCIGSFSQTLRRYTSLNHLAQAARAVLQNSAQINQMLSDLNRVDFTNVQEQASWVCQCEDRVVQRLEQDFKATLQQQNSLEQWASWLDGVVSQVLKPYEQNPVSLPKAAKVFLLNWSFYSSMVIRDLTLRSAASFGSFHLIRLLYDEYMYYLIEHRVAKAKGETPIAVMGEFASTVKSRNSPDLDKEEEEDDDEEDSDDESGEIMLQSSSLKVDEEKSVMEPPAKQPRTSLNLHTLAEVHGTPP, via the exons ATGGCGACTTGTGGATACTCTGAGGACCTTCAGCCTCAGCAGTCCAATGCAGTAACCATAGGAACACCTGCTACCACCACACCCTCATCCGCCAAGACTGCACACTTCCTGTCCGAGATCCCACCAGCCTCTGGAAGCATTTCGTCGGCTAACCAAGTGGCCGCGGCCTCTAAAACAGGACAGGATGCACTTTGTTCACAAGCGCCGCCTGCCCAGAGCCAGAAGGCAGTGGTGCCAACTACGCCCACACAGCACTATGTGGGCCCTGATATCCAGCtcactgctgtccagaagagcAATGGACAGAGCACTTCGCCCCAGTACATTATAGTGACTGTTACAG AGGGCTCGGTTCACTCCAATGACAGCCTGTCAGACTCCAGCCCATCTAGCATCCCCACTCAGGTGGTCCAAGCTGTGCAGACCCCTCCGCAG AGGTCAGCTTTGCAGGCGGTGACGCAGGCAACCAAGAGGATTCAGACAGGTCACATCAGCAGCCTGCAGTCTGTGCATATTAACCAGGAG GTGGAGCATGTTTATTCAGACCAGGTGCAGTACGTAGATGGAGCAGAAGATGCAGCGTTTACCACGTCTGCGAT TCGATCAAACAACTTCCCGTTCTCAGACTCGCCCCTCTATTCCCAAACCCCTCCCACGTCCTCCTCTGCCTTCTACGAGGCCACGCCCAGCTCTGAGTCAGACATCACTGGATCTGGGACCTCACAGCCAGTTTCCGTGGCAACGGCAGGAGCCAATAGTGGGGCTGCTGCTGCAGGAGCAGGGGGTTTTGTCCAGGGAGGCTATATGTTAGGAGGAGGTGCatcaacaggtgggggaggaggACAGAGTTACACCAGCCCTAACTCCCGGGCCCCACCAGCCACT GTGCAGTGGTTGTTGGAAAACTACGAGGGGGCGGAGGGGGTCAGCTTACCCCGCTGCACCCTCTACTACCACTACATCCTGCACTGCCAGGAGCAAAAACTAGAGCCAGTTAATGCTGCATCCTTTGGTAAACTCATCAGGTCTGTCTTCATGGGGCTCCGCACACGAAGATTAGGAACCAG AGGAAACTCCAAGTACCACTACTATGGGCTGAGGATCAAATCTGGTTCCCCTCTGCTCAGACTCATGGATGAACAGCAGCACATGGCCATGAGGCAGCAACCTTTCTCACAGAAAAACAG GATAAAGCCACTTCAGAAGACGCAGGGGATTGCCAATGGGACATCAGGAGCGGGTCAGCAGCAGGTGGCGCTGTCTGATATTTCGGCCCAGGTGCAACAGTATCAGCAGTTCTTAG AAGCATCAAAGCTGCTGCCAGAATTTGTGAAAATTGATCTGCAAGATCATGTCCTGCCTGATGGGATCCATCTAGACCACCTGAAGGCCTTTCAGACTTTGTACAGAGAGCATTGTGAG GCTGTCCTGGATGTGATGATCAACCTTCAGTTCACTCTGGTTGAGACGCTGTGGAAATCCTTTTGGAGGTTCAGCCAGAACAACGATGCAGAATCTCTCAACCT TCACGATGATTCTGAGAAACGACTGCCCAGGTCCTGTTTGGTTGCTCTGTGCAAGTTTGAACCGGTGCTGCGTTGGACGAGGGAGTGTGACAACCTGCTCTACCAGACTCTGGTGGAGATCCTCATCCCAGACGTGCTGAGACCCATCCCTA GTGCCTTAACTCAGGCCATCCGTAACTTTGCCAAGAGTCTGGAGAATTGGTTGACAGGTGCCATGATGAACATCCCTGAGGAGATGGTTCGCATAAAG GTGGTGTGCATAGGCTCATTCTCCCAGACATTACGCCGCtacaccagcctgaaccatctGGCGCAGGCTGCTCGCGCTGTCCTTCAGAACTCCGCTCAGATCAACCAAATGCTCTCTGACCTCAACCGTGTAGATTTCACCAATGTGCAG GAGCAGGCATCCTGGGTGTGTCAATGTGAAGACCGTGTGGTCCAACGGCTAGAGCAGGACTTTAAGGCgactctgcagcagcagaactCCTTGGAACAGTGGGCTTCCTGGCTGGATGGAGTCGTCTCCCAGGTCCTAAAGCCTTACGAGCAAAACCCTGTGTCCCTGCCAAAGGCAGCCAAGGTCTTTCTGCTCAACTGGTCCTTCTATAG CTCCATGGTAATCCGGGATCTGACTCTGCGCAGTGCTGCAAGTTTTGGCTCCTTCCACCTGATCCGCCTGCTGTATGACGAGTACATGTACTACCTGATAGAACACAGGGTGGCCAAGGCTAAAGGGGAGACACCCATAGCAGTCATGGGAGAA TTTGCCAGCACTGTCAAGAGCAGAAACTCTCCAGACCTGGATAAAG aagaagaagaggatgaTGACGAAGAAGACAGCGATGATGAGAGCGGGGAGATCATGCTGCAGTCCAGCTCCCTGAAGGTGGATGAGGAGAAGTCGGTGATGGAGCCGCCCGCCAAGCAGCCCAGAACCAGTTTAAACCTGCACACTCTGGCCGAGGTTCACGGAACGCCACCCTAA
- the rln3b gene encoding relaxin-3b, whose product MLKATLLTLGLFIAFIHLTQCTDGHSSFYGVKLCGREFIRAVIFTCGGSRWRRSIEDSALIGEEILDPWRTNSIPQLTDQDPANSQGMNAGGFRRSARSQLSEEVLEALRGADREEREVVVGLSNACCKWGCSKSEISSFC is encoded by the exons ATGTTGAAAGCAACACTGTTGACATTAGGCTTGTTTATAGCATTTATACACCTTACACAGTGTACTGATGGTCATTCTTCCTTCTATGGGGTAAAACTGTGTGGAAGAGAGTTCATACGGGCTGTCATCTTTACATGCGGTGGTTCTCGCTGGAGAAGAAGCATAGAAGACTCAG CTCTTATTGGTGAAGAGATCCTTGATCCTTGGAGGACAAATTCAATCCCTCAACTTACTGATCAGGATCCTGCTAATTCTCAAGGGATGAATGCTGGTGGTTTCAGGCGCTCAGCTCGCTCACAACTCTCAGAGGAGGTGCTGGAGGCTCTACGTGGTGCAGACAGGGAAGAACGGGAAGTTGTGGTTGGACTGTCCAACGCCTGCTGCAAGTGGGGCTGCAGCAAGAGTGAGATCAGCTCTTTTTGCTGA